Proteins encoded together in one Paracidovorax wautersii window:
- a CDS encoding RraA family protein: MSQLPEMIRDIERVGADVVAKAATFQAAILADVAGRRGTMHARVAPVHQSMKVAGPAFTVEVRPGDNLMIHAAIALAKPGDVLVIDGKGDQTAALMGTLMLSACKKIGLAGVIVDGAIRDKLEILELDFPVFSAGFNPAGPTKFVPGRINHSISAGGTVVNPGDLVVGDADGVVVIERAKAPAMMALADKKVADEAARIEAIARGDTASKWLPAALRAAGMLKEGESL, encoded by the coding sequence ATGAGCCAACTTCCCGAAATGATCCGTGACATCGAGCGCGTGGGCGCCGACGTCGTTGCCAAGGCCGCGACCTTCCAGGCCGCCATCCTGGCCGACGTGGCCGGCCGCCGCGGCACCATGCACGCCCGCGTCGCCCCCGTGCACCAGAGCATGAAGGTGGCGGGCCCGGCCTTCACCGTCGAGGTGCGCCCCGGCGACAACCTCATGATCCACGCCGCCATCGCGCTGGCGAAACCCGGCGATGTGCTGGTGATCGACGGCAAGGGCGACCAGACCGCCGCACTGATGGGCACGCTGATGCTCAGCGCCTGCAAGAAGATCGGCCTCGCCGGCGTGATCGTGGATGGCGCCATCCGCGACAAGCTGGAGATCCTGGAACTCGACTTCCCCGTGTTCAGCGCAGGCTTCAACCCTGCGGGCCCGACCAAGTTCGTGCCCGGCCGCATCAACCACTCCATCTCGGCCGGCGGCACCGTCGTGAACCCGGGCGACCTGGTGGTGGGCGACGCCGACGGCGTGGTCGTGATCGAGCGCGCCAAGGCCCCCGCCATGATGGCCCTGGCCGACAAGAAGGTGGCCGACGAGGCCGCCCGCATCGAGGCGATCGCCCGGGGCGACACGGCGTCGAAGTGGCTGCCCGCCGCACTGCGCGCCGCCGGCATGCTGAAGGAAGGGGAATCGCTGTGA
- a CDS encoding NAD(P)-dependent oxidoreductase — protein MSAGTILITGADLAQQALDLLQGFDIVYAGKTPTEDDLVALAKQHDPVAMIVRYGKVGASVMDAAPSLKVISKHGSGTDTIDKVAAKARGIEVVAAVGANAAAVAEQALALLLACAKSVVALDARMHAGHWDKATHKSLELGGRTVGLVGLGAIGLRFAKMADALGMRVIGFDPFAKNLPDYVQSVPLDAIWRESDAISLHCPLTDENRGMLNAATLAQCKRGVIVVNTARGGLIDEAALLEAVRSRQVMAAGLDSFAVEPMTAGHPFQGEQHFILSPHIGGVTSDAYVNMGVGAAKNLLQVLGRTPAVVPA, from the coding sequence GTGAGCGCCGGCACCATCCTCATCACGGGCGCCGACCTGGCTCAGCAAGCGCTGGATCTGCTGCAGGGCTTCGACATCGTCTACGCGGGCAAGACGCCGACGGAGGACGATCTGGTCGCGTTGGCCAAGCAGCATGACCCGGTGGCCATGATCGTGCGCTACGGCAAGGTGGGCGCGTCCGTGATGGACGCGGCGCCTTCGCTGAAAGTCATCTCCAAGCACGGCAGCGGCACCGACACCATCGACAAGGTCGCGGCGAAGGCGCGCGGCATCGAGGTGGTGGCCGCCGTGGGCGCCAACGCCGCGGCGGTGGCCGAGCAAGCGCTGGCGCTGCTGCTGGCCTGCGCCAAATCGGTGGTGGCACTGGACGCGCGCATGCACGCCGGCCACTGGGATAAGGCCACGCATAAGAGCCTGGAGCTGGGCGGCCGCACCGTGGGCCTGGTGGGCTTGGGCGCCATCGGCCTGCGCTTCGCCAAGATGGCCGATGCGCTGGGCATGCGCGTGATCGGCTTCGACCCGTTCGCCAAGAACCTGCCCGACTACGTGCAGAGCGTGCCGCTCGACGCCATCTGGCGCGAGTCGGATGCGATTTCGCTGCACTGCCCGCTGACCGACGAGAACCGCGGCATGCTGAACGCCGCCACGCTGGCGCAGTGCAAGCGCGGCGTGATCGTGGTGAATACCGCGCGCGGCGGCCTGATCGACGAGGCCGCGCTGCTGGAGGCCGTGCGGTCGCGCCAGGTCATGGCGGCCGGGCTGGACAGCTTCGCCGTGGAGCCGATGACCGCCGGCCACCCGTTCCAGGGCGAGCAGCACTTCATCCTCTCGCCGCACATCGGCGGCGTGACCAGCGACGCCTACGTGAACATGGGCGTGGGCGCGGCCAAGAACCTGCTGCAGGTGCTGGGCCGCACCCCCGCCGTCGTGCCGGCGTGA
- a CDS encoding tripartite tricarboxylate transporter substrate binding protein, with the protein MRKFEPKRPAALIHQALEAITFACLAVAALPVQAQGAWPDKPIKLVVPYPAGGNADNTARLLATQLSGRLGQQVVVDNRPGGSGTIGAAAVAKAAPDGYTLLLDATAFTVNPSLFAKLPYDAAKDFAPISLVLQVPLLMVVPASSPLQSVADLATAARAQPGRITYASAGNGGAQHLAGELYKQGAKVSMTHIPYRGGAPALTDLIGGQVDVMFSATTASGPFVKSGKLRALAITSARRTEGWEQVPTLAESGVPGFQVNEWNGLFAPAGTPQPVLQRLEAETRAIVASPEVKRRFAELGVQGVGSSAQEFAAFVQAEAAQWARVIRTSGIRMD; encoded by the coding sequence ATGAGAAAATTCGAGCCAAAACGGCCTGCAGCGCTTATCCATCAAGCGCTGGAAGCTATCACTTTTGCATGTCTGGCTGTGGCCGCGCTGCCCGTGCAGGCGCAGGGCGCCTGGCCGGACAAGCCTATTAAGCTCGTCGTGCCGTACCCGGCAGGCGGCAATGCCGACAACACAGCACGCCTGCTAGCCACGCAGCTGTCGGGCCGGCTCGGGCAGCAGGTGGTGGTGGACAACCGCCCGGGCGGCAGCGGGACGATCGGCGCAGCCGCCGTGGCCAAGGCCGCGCCGGACGGCTACACGCTGCTGCTCGACGCCACGGCCTTCACCGTCAACCCGAGCCTGTTCGCCAAGCTGCCGTACGACGCGGCGAAGGACTTCGCGCCCATCTCGCTCGTGCTGCAGGTGCCGCTGCTGATGGTGGTGCCGGCATCGTCGCCGCTGCAGTCGGTGGCCGACCTGGCCACGGCGGCGCGCGCCCAGCCGGGGCGGATCACCTATGCATCGGCCGGCAACGGCGGTGCGCAGCACCTGGCAGGCGAGCTGTACAAGCAGGGCGCCAAGGTTTCGATGACGCACATCCCCTACCGGGGCGGCGCCCCGGCGCTCACCGATCTGATCGGCGGGCAGGTGGATGTGATGTTCAGCGCCACCACGGCCAGCGGCCCCTTCGTCAAGAGCGGCAAGCTGCGCGCGTTGGCCATCACCTCGGCGCGGCGCACCGAGGGGTGGGAGCAGGTGCCCACGTTGGCCGAATCCGGCGTGCCCGGCTTCCAGGTGAACGAGTGGAACGGCCTGTTCGCGCCCGCAGGCACGCCCCAGCCCGTGCTGCAGCGGCTGGAGGCCGAGACCCGCGCCATCGTCGCCAGCCCGGAGGTGAAGAGGCGATTTGCCGAACTGGGCGTGCAGGGCGTGGGCTCCAGTGCGCAGGAGTTCGCGGCGTTCGTGCAGGCAGAAGCCGCCCAGTGGGCCCGCGTGATCCGCACCAGCGGCATCCGCATGGATTGA
- a CDS encoding tripartite tricarboxylate transporter substrate binding protein has translation MMKNKWLVALIPKALVATVSIASAACFAQAGGYPAKPVKLVVGFAAGGPTDVVARAFADHASRALGQPFIIDNKPGANTILAAQAVASAPADGYTLLFGATNHTMIPGLYSGRVKFDAVKSFKPLCTVATSPTVLVVGQGLPVKTLADYMARARQEPGRVTAGTAGVGSSGHFATEMFARANGLKLNHVPYKGAAPVVTDLMGGQLDSSFATLGSVLPQLQSGKLAALAVASPKRSSLLPQVPTFAESGGGNYSADAWYGVLAPAGLPEPIARQLETAARDFAQSKDAAAKLRGLGLDADSTCGQTFAAQVEREVATYTQIAKDLDLKAE, from the coding sequence ATGATGAAGAACAAATGGCTCGTGGCGCTTATTCCCAAAGCGCTGGTAGCTACCGTATCGATAGCATCCGCCGCCTGCTTCGCGCAGGCGGGCGGCTACCCTGCTAAGCCGGTGAAGCTGGTGGTGGGCTTTGCGGCCGGCGGCCCCACCGATGTGGTCGCCCGCGCTTTCGCCGACCACGCCAGCCGCGCGCTGGGCCAGCCCTTCATCATCGACAACAAGCCCGGCGCCAACACCATCCTGGCCGCGCAGGCCGTGGCCAGCGCGCCGGCCGATGGCTACACGCTGCTGTTCGGCGCCACCAACCACACGATGATTCCGGGGCTCTACAGCGGCCGGGTGAAGTTCGACGCGGTCAAGTCGTTCAAGCCGCTGTGCACCGTGGCCACCAGCCCGACGGTGCTGGTGGTGGGGCAGGGCCTGCCGGTGAAGACGCTGGCCGACTACATGGCCCGTGCCCGGCAGGAGCCGGGGCGCGTCACCGCCGGTACGGCCGGCGTGGGCAGCTCGGGCCACTTCGCCACCGAGATGTTCGCCCGCGCCAACGGCCTGAAGCTCAACCACGTGCCCTACAAAGGCGCGGCACCCGTGGTCACCGACCTGATGGGCGGCCAGCTCGACAGCTCGTTCGCCACCCTGGGCTCCGTGCTGCCGCAGCTCCAGAGCGGCAAGCTGGCGGCGCTGGCCGTGGCCTCGCCCAAGCGCTCGTCGCTGCTGCCTCAGGTACCCACCTTCGCCGAGTCCGGCGGCGGCAACTATTCGGCCGACGCCTGGTACGGCGTGCTGGCGCCTGCCGGCCTGCCCGAACCCATCGCCCGGCAGCTGGAGACGGCGGCCCGCGATTTCGCCCAAAGCAAAGACGCCGCCGCCAAGCTGCGCGGCCTGGGACTGGACGCCGATTCCACCTGCGGCCAGACCTTCGCCGCGCAGGTGGAGCGCGAAGTCGCCACCTACACGCAGATCGCCAAGGATCTGGATCTGAAGGCCGAGTGA
- a CDS encoding tripartite tricarboxylate transporter substrate binding protein, with protein MSFSSAPSSRRTVVAALLATFAVSLSGVAAAQTEWPARPVKIVVPYAAGGAVDVVTRKIAQKLGEQTGQSFIVENKPGASSTIGSTQVARSEADGYTLLANDTSYALLPHIFKRLPFDYNADLVPVSAFVFAPMSMVVSASSPYKTLPELLAFAKANPGRVTYGSGGAGTLPHFAAEALGLATNVKLLHVPFKGAAEATQAVLGNTIDMQFASPSGVVSNVQGGKLRMLGISGDQRIALLPQVPTFAESGVKDFGVINWTGLWAPKGTPSAVLQRLQKEIATAMASPDMKAFSASVAAQPRHVDAAAFSALLSESSALWGQVAARSGFDKQ; from the coding sequence ATGTCCTTCTCCTCCGCACCGTCTTCCCGTCGCACCGTCGTCGCCGCCTTGCTTGCAACGTTTGCCGTGTCCCTGAGCGGCGTGGCCGCCGCGCAGACCGAGTGGCCGGCCCGGCCTGTAAAGATCGTTGTTCCCTATGCAGCCGGTGGTGCCGTCGACGTGGTGACGCGCAAGATCGCCCAGAAGCTGGGTGAACAAACCGGGCAGAGCTTCATTGTCGAGAACAAGCCGGGAGCCAGCAGCACCATCGGCAGCACGCAAGTGGCGCGCTCGGAAGCCGATGGCTACACGCTGCTCGCCAATGACACCAGCTATGCACTGCTGCCGCACATCTTCAAGAGGCTGCCTTTCGACTACAACGCCGATCTGGTGCCGGTGAGCGCCTTTGTCTTCGCACCCATGTCCATGGTCGTCAGCGCCAGCTCTCCCTACAAGACATTGCCCGAACTGCTGGCATTCGCCAAGGCCAACCCGGGGCGTGTGACCTACGGCAGCGGCGGCGCAGGCACGCTGCCGCACTTTGCGGCCGAGGCGCTGGGCTTGGCAACCAACGTCAAGCTGCTGCACGTGCCCTTCAAGGGTGCCGCAGAGGCTACGCAGGCCGTACTGGGCAACACCATCGACATGCAGTTCGCCTCGCCGTCCGGCGTGGTCAGCAATGTGCAGGGCGGCAAGCTGCGCATGCTGGGTATCAGCGGTGACCAGCGTATTGCTCTGCTGCCCCAGGTGCCCACGTTTGCCGAATCCGGCGTGAAGGATTTCGGCGTGATCAACTGGACGGGCCTGTGGGCGCCCAAGGGCACGCCATCGGCGGTGCTGCAGCGTCTGCAAAAAGAGATTGCCACGGCCATGGCATCGCCCGACATGAAGGCGTTTTCCGCTAGCGTTGCGGCGCAGCCGCGCCATGTGGATGCCGCCGCTTTCTCTGCGCTGCTCTCGGAGAGCTCGGCGCTCTGGGGCCAGGTGGCGGCGCGTTCGGGTTTCGACAAACAGTGA
- a CDS encoding amidohydrolase family protein gives MPGTQDISVHARVPHSVGTNRPSRVLPVLACDSHMHIFDARFAPSPHWARTPPHAPVAAYQQLQQRLGTARTVVVTPSTYGTDNACTLDALDQFGDSARGVAVVDAAVSDDALAQLAARRVRGLRVNFVSPQSWGTTTPEMLATLASKVARHADCGGWHIQVFAQPEQIVALAPRLKALPVPLVIDHMGRIDPAEGPGGGAYRVLRELLDAGDTWVKLSGAYMRSTAHGPGYADTLPLGHALVQAAPDRLVWGSDWPHTTEAPGTVNDADLVDLLQAWAGSPAVMDRILVDNPARLYGFAPAP, from the coding sequence ATGCCCGGCACGCAGGACATCAGCGTTCACGCACGGGTTCCCCACTCTGTGGGCACCAACCGGCCGTCGCGCGTGCTGCCGGTGCTGGCCTGCGACAGCCACATGCACATCTTCGATGCGCGTTTTGCGCCGTCGCCGCACTGGGCGCGCACGCCGCCTCATGCGCCGGTGGCGGCCTACCAGCAGCTGCAGCAGCGTCTGGGCACGGCGCGCACGGTGGTGGTCACGCCATCGACCTACGGCACCGACAACGCCTGCACGCTGGATGCGCTGGACCAGTTCGGCGACAGCGCACGCGGCGTGGCGGTGGTGGACGCTGCCGTGAGCGACGACGCGCTGGCCCAGTTGGCCGCGCGCAGGGTGCGCGGGCTGCGGGTGAACTTCGTCTCGCCGCAGTCCTGGGGCACGACCACGCCGGAGATGCTGGCCACGCTCGCAAGCAAGGTCGCGCGCCATGCCGACTGCGGCGGCTGGCATATCCAGGTGTTCGCCCAGCCGGAGCAGATCGTGGCGCTCGCGCCCCGGCTGAAGGCCCTGCCGGTGCCTTTGGTCATCGATCACATGGGGCGCATCGACCCGGCCGAGGGCCCGGGCGGCGGCGCCTACCGCGTGCTGCGGGAGCTGCTGGACGCGGGCGACACCTGGGTCAAGCTCTCGGGCGCCTACATGCGCTCCACGGCGCACGGCCCGGGCTACGCCGACACGCTGCCGCTGGGCCACGCCCTGGTGCAGGCCGCGCCCGATCGGCTGGTGTGGGGCAGCGACTGGCCGCACACCACCGAGGCGCCCGGCACGGTGAACGACGCCGACCTGGTGGATCTGCTGCAGGCCTGGGCGGGCTCCCCTGCGGTCATGGACCGCATCCTGGTGGACAACCCGGCGCGGCTGTACGGCTTTGCCCCAGCCCCTTGA
- a CDS encoding SMP-30/gluconolactonase/LRE family protein — translation MYLLQAPLVRELDVFSTMPDALRRPQRSDWADANRGGTVTDSFLEGPVFDGAGNLYVSDIPWGRIFRIDSQGAWSLVAEYDGEPNGMKFLDAGTLLITDYKNGLMRLDVATGQVSPYLQRRNSERFKGVNDLVFDAEGNLYFTDQGQSGLHDPSGRLYRLRPNGQLDLLLHNVPSPNGVALSPDGRVLYLAVTRGNCVWRVPLLPDGSVAKVSQFFTSYGPSGPDGLAVDAQGRVLVANPGLGVVWVLNGRAEPERVLRGMPGSSTTNLAFGGADRRTLHVTDSTHGRVLRTVLETPGLPLHQGAAG, via the coding sequence ATGTATTTGCTGCAAGCCCCGCTGGTCCGTGAACTGGACGTCTTTTCCACCATGCCCGATGCGCTGCGCCGCCCCCAGCGCAGCGACTGGGCCGACGCTAACCGCGGCGGCACGGTCACCGACTCGTTCCTCGAAGGCCCGGTGTTCGACGGCGCCGGCAACCTCTATGTGAGCGACATCCCCTGGGGCCGCATCTTCCGCATCGACTCGCAGGGCGCCTGGAGCCTCGTGGCCGAATACGACGGCGAGCCCAACGGCATGAAGTTCCTGGACGCCGGCACGCTGCTCATCACCGACTACAAGAACGGGCTGATGCGGCTCGACGTGGCCACCGGCCAGGTCTCGCCCTACCTGCAGCGCCGCAACAGCGAACGCTTCAAGGGCGTGAACGACCTGGTCTTCGATGCCGAAGGCAATCTTTACTTCACCGACCAGGGGCAGAGCGGCCTGCACGACCCGTCCGGGCGCCTGTACCGCCTGCGCCCTAACGGCCAGCTCGACCTGCTGCTGCACAACGTGCCCAGCCCCAACGGCGTGGCGCTGTCGCCCGATGGCCGCGTGCTGTACCTGGCCGTCACGCGCGGCAACTGCGTGTGGCGCGTGCCGCTGCTGCCCGACGGCAGCGTGGCCAAGGTGAGCCAGTTCTTCACCTCGTACGGCCCCAGCGGCCCGGACGGCCTGGCGGTGGATGCGCAGGGCCGGGTGCTGGTCGCCAACCCCGGCCTGGGCGTGGTCTGGGTCCTCAACGGCCGGGCCGAGCCGGAACGGGTGCTGCGCGGCATGCCCGGCAGCTCCACGACCAATCTAGCCTTCGGCGGTGCCGACCGGCGCACGCTCCATGTGACGGACTCCACGCATGGCCGCGTGCTGCGCACGGTGCTGGAGACGCCGGGCCTGCCTCTGCACCAGGGCGCGGCCGGCTGA
- the katG gene encoding catalase/peroxidase HPI, whose translation MTQEAASKCPFHAAAATGGTINKDWWPNQLRLDLLNQHSAKSDPLGGSFNYAEEFKKLDYEALKKDLRALMTDSQDWWPADFGHYGPQFVRMAWHAAGTYRTGDGRGGAGRGQQRFAPLNSWPDNVNIDKSRRLLWPIKQKYGQKISWADLLVLTGNVALETMGFRTFGFAGGREDTWEPDQDVYWGSEKTWLGGDARYGKGTPGDGTLVAEPAMHGHEKERVLENPLAAVQMGLIYVNPEGPEGNPDPVAAAHDIRETFARMAMDDEETVALIAGGHTFGKTHGAGAADHVGPEPEAAGLEHQGLGWASSFGSGKAGDAITSGLEVTWTSTPAQWGNEFFENLFKFEWELTKSPAGAHQWQAKNAPATIPDAHDASKKRVPTMLTTDLSLRFDPAYEKISRRFLDNPQAFAEAFARAWFKLTHRDMGPRARYLGPEVPKEELLWQDPIPAVTHDLVEAADVAALKERVLASGLTVQELVGTAWASASTFRGSDKRGGANGARIRLAPQKDWAVNQPEQQARVLPVLEGIQRDFNKGADGDKRISLADLIVLAGAAGVEQAARAAGVEVTVPFTPGRADARQDQTDVESFAVLEPVADGFRNYTKARYSVPAEVLLLDKAQLLTLTAPEMTVLVGGLRAININVGGSAHGVLTATPGALTNDFFANLLDMSTEWKATGDGFEGRDRKTGEKKWTGTRVDLVFGSNAVLRAVAEVYASADAKAKFVQDFVAAWTKVMELDRFDLR comes from the coding sequence ATGACGCAAGAAGCAGCTAGCAAGTGCCCGTTCCACGCCGCCGCCGCCACCGGCGGCACCATCAACAAGGACTGGTGGCCCAACCAGCTGCGCCTGGACCTGCTGAACCAGCACTCGGCCAAGTCCGATCCGCTGGGCGGCAGCTTCAACTACGCCGAGGAATTCAAGAAGCTCGACTACGAGGCGCTCAAGAAGGATCTGCGCGCGCTGATGACCGATTCGCAGGACTGGTGGCCGGCCGACTTCGGCCACTACGGCCCGCAGTTCGTGCGCATGGCCTGGCATGCCGCCGGCACCTACCGCACGGGTGACGGCCGAGGCGGCGCAGGCCGCGGACAGCAGCGCTTCGCCCCGCTCAACAGCTGGCCCGACAACGTCAACATCGACAAATCCCGCCGCCTGCTCTGGCCGATCAAGCAGAAGTACGGCCAGAAAATCTCCTGGGCCGACCTGCTGGTGCTGACCGGCAATGTGGCGCTGGAAACCATGGGCTTCCGCACCTTCGGCTTCGCCGGTGGCCGCGAGGACACCTGGGAACCTGACCAGGACGTGTACTGGGGCAGCGAAAAGACCTGGCTGGGCGGCGATGCGCGCTACGGAAAGGGCACGCCCGGCGACGGCACCCTGGTGGCCGAGCCCGCCATGCACGGGCACGAGAAGGAGCGCGTGCTCGAGAATCCGCTGGCCGCCGTGCAGATGGGCCTGATCTACGTGAACCCCGAAGGCCCCGAGGGCAACCCCGACCCGGTGGCCGCTGCGCACGACATCCGCGAAACCTTCGCCCGCATGGCCATGGACGACGAGGAAACCGTCGCGCTGATCGCCGGCGGCCACACCTTCGGCAAGACCCACGGCGCCGGTGCGGCCGACCATGTCGGCCCCGAACCCGAGGCCGCAGGCCTGGAGCACCAGGGCCTGGGCTGGGCCAGCAGCTTCGGCTCCGGCAAGGCCGGCGACGCCATCACCAGCGGCCTGGAAGTGACCTGGACGAGCACGCCCGCCCAGTGGGGCAACGAGTTCTTCGAGAACCTGTTCAAGTTCGAATGGGAGCTGACCAAGAGCCCGGCCGGCGCCCACCAGTGGCAGGCCAAGAACGCGCCGGCCACCATCCCGGATGCGCATGACGCGTCCAAGAAGCGCGTGCCGACCATGCTCACGACCGACCTGTCGCTGCGCTTCGATCCGGCCTACGAGAAGATCTCGCGCCGCTTCCTGGACAACCCGCAGGCCTTCGCCGAAGCCTTCGCCCGCGCCTGGTTCAAGCTCACCCACCGTGACATGGGCCCGCGTGCCCGCTACCTGGGCCCCGAAGTGCCGAAGGAAGAGCTGCTCTGGCAGGACCCGATCCCGGCCGTCACCCACGACCTGGTCGAGGCCGCCGACGTGGCCGCGCTGAAAGAACGCGTGCTGGCTTCCGGCCTCACGGTGCAGGAGCTGGTCGGCACGGCCTGGGCCTCGGCATCGACCTTCCGCGGCTCCGACAAGCGCGGTGGCGCCAACGGTGCGCGCATCCGGCTGGCTCCGCAGAAGGACTGGGCCGTGAACCAGCCCGAGCAGCAGGCCCGCGTGCTGCCGGTGCTGGAAGGCATCCAGCGCGACTTCAACAAGGGTGCCGACGGTGACAAGCGCATCTCGCTGGCCGACCTGATCGTGCTGGCGGGCGCCGCCGGGGTGGAGCAGGCTGCCAGGGCGGCGGGCGTGGAGGTGACCGTTCCGTTCACCCCCGGCCGCGCCGATGCCCGCCAGGACCAGACCGATGTGGAATCCTTCGCCGTGCTGGAACCGGTGGCCGATGGCTTCCGCAACTACACCAAGGCCCGTTACAGCGTGCCGGCCGAGGTGCTGCTGCTGGACAAGGCCCAGCTGCTGACCCTGACGGCGCCCGAGATGACCGTGCTGGTGGGCGGCCTGCGCGCCATCAACATCAACGTGGGCGGTAGCGCGCACGGCGTGCTCACCGCCACGCCCGGCGCCCTGACGAATGACTTCTTCGCCAACCTGCTGGACATGTCCACCGAATGGAAGGCCACGGGCGACGGGTTCGAGGGCCGCGACCGCAAGACCGGCGAGAAGAAGTGGACCGGCACGCGCGTCGATCTGGTCTTCGGCTCCAACGCCGTGCTGCGCGCGGTGGCCGA